The nucleotide sequence CATCTGATGAAGCTATGTATTACTGTGGCTGGAGAAAGTATGAAACTTACTTTGCTGGAGGCACATATTTGGCTTTTAAAGGTTTGTGTTTTATCCCTGAGAAGTAAATTtattgaagattaaaaaaaaatgtagtctaGTTGTTAAAATTTCTTACAACATAATTTTAAGCTGAAAGGGGGGAAAATCCTcagtaaatgaatgcatttaaaaatgggATTCTATGAGAGTAATTATTTGTGACATATGATTATTTGCAAAATTATAGTccatgttattttgttttctaaagtAAGACCTTTGCTTAAACATGTGTCTTTGTATATTTCAGATATAGCCCTCTGCATAAAATGTCTCCATGTCTGTTTAGGGTCACAAAACCACCGATATGAATCCAAGGTGACTGTTCTTCAGCATCCCGTATCAGAGCCAGTCCAGTCTGGAGATACAGTGACCCTGCGGTGCTCTGTGCTGTATGAACACAGCACCAAAGATATCAGGATGTTCTGGTTCAGATCAGATTCAGGACAATCTGTTCCAGAAATCCTTCATACTCATAATTATTCTAATCAGTGTGAGACTGACTCTACACAGAGCTGCACATTCAAACTGTCCAAAAACATTAGCAGTCAAATGGACACTGGCACTTACTACTGCGCTGTAGTCACCTGCGGAAAAATTCTGTTTGGGAATGGAACAAATATAAATATGGGTAAgtgcctaaatatatatatatatatatatatatatatatatatatatatatatatatatatatatatatataattttttttctctggcttttaattattttgcaaggAACAAAAATATTTGGAactaatatatttcttttttttcttttttgtttttatgaagaaAATCTATTTGTTGTATAAAACAGACAATACAGAGCATCTATATGCATAttcagtaaatgtttaaattttaatttatgtataatGTAAGAATCATTCAAGTCTTTTCTGTTTAATATGAATCATAAATGTACATCTCTGCAACTGACAGGGTAAATTAACATACACACAATGTGTTTCGTCTTACTGTCCTGCAGTAAAGCCAGTGGATCCTCTAGTCATTATCTTGGGTGTGTTATTGGGCATTTGTGTGGTTGTGATCACTGCTCAAGCTATTTCaagttttaaaaaggaaaaatactACAACAGCAAAGGtgagctttttatttaacttgtcTCCTTAAAAAAGTGCTTGATTTAATGGGCTTCAATAAAAATCCCTCTCTTTGTGGGTAATgtaaattagattaaaatgaCTAGTAAAACACATCtgcaaaatgttttgagaatgtttctgccTGATCTGAATGATTAAAATCTATGGGGGTAATATTCAGCTTTTTTAGATACCTGAAAGGCTTCCATTacaacaatgtttttttctttcacccAGAAAAAATGCTACAAGACACTGAAAAAGAGCATCCCTCCAGTCAGGTGTGTGTCATAAATCaattataattcataattcaaaGAATGAACATTTCTCACAGTTCAAAAGTTCTGTATATAAAGTACTTTAAAGAACTATTCACTTATAATCTGCAAAGGGGCAGAAAAGTATGTTAATGTAATGTCTAATGTCAAAGAACTTAACATACATGCAAGTTTACAAATGACCTTTTACACAAAATCTGCCACTTTTCTGTTGCTTGGATGTGGTAAAAACCCCACAGATGTAGAAGAATCATTTGCATTCTCTTCTGTTACTGGCCATATTTATAACCTTGAAACCTTAAGgttacacattaaattaaaaaagaataaaaggggcacatggaataCGGCTTTTAATAGGGCTGTGCTCCTGGATGATATGTGTATCAAACAGATGCTTCTGTATTAATACAACAGCAAATGCCGTGGCgcaggtttaaaaaaagaaaaacagaacagaaaagttcattttaaaatgttaaagagtttttctttttttcccaacTCTTAATTACTCTGGAATTAGaaattgaattatattattattattattattattattattagtttacaGGGTATGGTGGTTTTGCTGTTGTAAATGCTACTGttgttttagaaaaatatttctcttatttaaaatagaattctattctaatcctgtttttttaataataatgataataaaaacaggATTGATAAGTATAATTTGGAGTATAAGAAAATCAGTATGAGCCTGTTTTACCAGTGTTgtggtaataattttttttaagacactcattttttttataaatactgtaataataatagttcaaaGTATGAATAGTTTTTATTCAGCTAGCATAAAAAAGACAAGACACCTCGACATGCTTTAAATTTTTCCCAATCAAacagcaagaaagaaagagaacaagcacctttatttatattgatttgtGTAGAACTActgcatttttttgcatttaatgaatatttgatttttataaaatgtaaatttcccCCCTGCAATTTATTCAGGCAGGTGTTTTCACATAGAGGTTTCCAGatataaatctagatttaaattaaaatagattaaaagagAGTCTATGCTATCGATAGTATGAGTATCCAAAATGAGGagctgaataaaaagcagaaatgtctttactgatgaAACAATACATTGAAGACAATAAACACACGATTGTGAAAATATATGGTTTATGTGAGTTTTCTCCAGGTACACATAAACTATATGAAAAATGTAGTACTGATTGACATATCATTTAGAAACCATAAAATATATTTCCTGCCTCATTCTGTGATAAAAATGGGAAAAGGTGTGCGTAGTAGTCATTAGGAAAACACTGATCATTGTACATTATATTCTTAAAGTGTACATTTgacattaaattatatgaaataataatattaaaaaatatttttacgtgttctttcttttttaaattgtgtgtttctgtctatCATGTTTTAATCTCATAGGACCATGATGCAGTGATGTTGAGTTATGCTGCTTTGCATTTTAAGAAGGCAAATAACAGAAGAGTGCGAAGGAAGGGGGAAACACCTCAAGAAAGTGTGTACAGCCAAATCAACAACCCCAGTGTGACTGAGCATACTGTGATTGAGTACAGAACTGTGTAGAATCTAATAGACagcaaattttttatttactaactAGCTTTGTCTTTCTGCAATTTCCATTTCCATTGCATACAACATATTTGAATTTATACAATTGGCATGACAGAACTATTCTTTTTTATTCCTCCACCATCCCACCCTCACACAAAATTCCTTTAGCATTCCATTTTAAATGGAACATAATAAGTTGTTGTAGGACATTTGTTCAAATTGTAGATTTTACTGAACAAACAACGTTGTATTGTCAAAGCATACAGTTCTTGTACAGTAATTGTAGCGAATATGGTAAATTAAAGAAatatggccattttttttttgaccaagaTGTTTCCTTCTTGAATGATCTTCATTTATTGGGCATCACTGTCTCCTCAGTCTTTGATCTTGATTAGCTCAAAAACTGGATCTATGActgtttaaaacaacaacaacaacaacaacaacaaaaaaacatcaataaccaaaacaaaaacaagataaataaatttaaaaagaagaaaaacaggttAGTACAAAACCATACATTGTATTGTTCCTAGCAATTGGAAAACTTTGAATTTAACATCTTTTGACTGCACAAACAAAAATTTGAAAAGCACAAAACAATAACTTTACCTTTGCATGAGACACTTCAAAATGTTGCTGGCTACAGACTGGACATAAAGctataaaaaagatatatatgtatttttaacacTGATTAAGGATTGCCTTTCTAAACAAtataaatcaacaacaacaacaaaaaaaaaaaaacatttttgcagatATAACGTAAGCATGAAGTTGAGGTAAACAGTGGTTTTATATCAAATGTCATTACTCTTTCTACGTTGTTTAATCTATGATTCAGTTTTTGCTGGTTTTCAAGTTACATTTGAGGTTATAGGAGTGCAGAAGAGcattaaaaagatatatattatacatgtgacgcataatataaagtataacaaaacTGACCATTTCGTTGTTTAATCCTGATGCAGAGAAATATGATCCACACAGCACATATTCCAATAATGTTGCACAGAAAGATGACAACTGCCATAAGATAATCTCTCTCTGTTGGAtctacagctgaaaaaaaaaaaaaaacagaacagtgcagttgtttattattattacttttttaatgacTTAAAATTACTCTTACAACATGCCCACTGAGGAGCTTAAGAAATGTGAATGTATCTGATTTCATTTTCATGGGAATAAACTGAAATTTTCAGTAGTAGAAGCACAGCCAGTTTAATGTCAGCAattgtttttgcttaaaaattggaaataatttagtttcaacaaaaaaaaaacaaaaaaaaaaaaacaactcaccTGCAGTGTTAAAGGATGATATATGTAAGAATACCCCATTTCCAAActcaatataaaagtaaatctCCACTCCACAGTAATAGACCGCCTCGTCCCAGGGATTAATGTTCATGATACTAAGAGAAAGTCTTTTCTTTGACCTGCTAATATTGAAGCGTGTGTTCAAAAACCCTTTATGAAAAATGGGATCAGCAACAGCTCCAGCCTTAACTATAGCAAATGGCTGCTGGCCCTTGATTTGTTTGTACCAAAACATGTCATACATGATGTAGTTTTCTGCAAAAAAGCACTGCAGAGTCACGTTGGCACCAGGGTCAACTGCCATAACAGAGTCCGGCTGATGGAGAACCGTGCAGTGAGTAAAATCTGAAACAAACAAGCATAAAAATAAGCCactgacttaaaatgcattaaagtattattattatattttcaggtTTAAAAGTATATGCTGTCCAACTGAAATATTTTGGCAGGCTAAAATGTCACTTACACATATTAAGATAAAGTACCCCAAATGCCTGGATAATCTGGACAATCATAATTTGTAGCACGACCGTAGTTTTGAGACAGTATGATGCATGCCTTTGCTGCTGTTGGCTTCCTGTTCTCACAAACCTTTCACCAGACATCGGACATTAGTCAAGGTGTGATGGAGGAGGCAAAGTGAAACCACAAGTTTCCATTCTACGCATCTGTTTCTTTTAGTCTGAAGACCCTAAATCTAAAATGagaatctgaaaaagaaaaaaaaaagtttatcaatTATCACCACTAATAAGGTTTCTTTAGCATCCAGCCTGGGACTGAAACATAATCTTAGTATAAAAAACTCTAGCATGTGTTGTACAGTAGGTCTTGATAAAAATCtatgatatttttaagaatggtgtgaaaacatgtatatataatttattctgtTACAGTTATGTGTACACATACTGCAggtcgtcaaaaaaaaaaaaaaaacgaaagtaAAACTGTAAGACAAGGAAGGCCTTTTGTCTTGGCTGGTTTTATTTTGGCCTGCTGGTAATGCAGATGTTAACACTCATGTCCCGAGGgcaatcatttttaatttagtgggtTTTGCTGCCCCCATGAGGTGAGCTCTGAGATTGCAGGTAACGACAACCCTTGGTTAACCTATCGcaggggtcaccaaacttggtcctggagggccggttttctgctgagtttagctccaacccaaaTTAAACATACCTGAACCAACTAAAAGGACTTACTagacataataaaatatttccaggcaggtgtgttgaggaaagtcggagctaaactctgcaggacaccagccCTCAGGACTGAGTTTGGAGACCCATGATTTATGGTGTTACCGAAACAGTACAAAAATATgatcatttaacatttaagtttaaacagcattaaacagacctgtttaattgtaaatttaaatgaACATCATCAATACATTAAACTGCATTGAATTAAAATTTTCAGATGTATGTAAAAAAAGATCAACACACAAGAAAACAAACCTACATCACATTATTAAAGCTTACTTCAAACGAAAGTTAATTGAAAGAAAAATGCATATGCTATGTTTTGAACTTCTGACATCAACCAGTTTCTTTGAAGTAGGCCTACATACTTCTCATGTAAGAAACCACATATATCGCACAGAAATGAGTTAAATACTAATTTCCATTGAGCCAGAAGATATGAATACTAACTGATAAGCAACAGTAAACTGAGATGCACTTCTAATTAAcaacaaaacaaccaaaaactTTTGCTCCATCCAAACCTGGTCATCTGTGAATGAGGGGAGTTATGCAATAAACAATTCAGACTTCAGCTCTTTGACTTTTGTACTGGGACAGAAGTTCACAAGCATCTGGAAACCGCAACAGTTTAATCTGCttattatagaattataaattacaaatatactaAATTAAATTTGGGAGAAAAGCAGAAAATATCACCAGTTTTAACATTATGTTTATGATGAGGTCTTGTCTTTCTTTTAATGCTTCACAGCAGAGTACGCACACTCAATGGGGTTCCGTTCAGACTGTTCCCACACACTCCCTTTTCTCACTGGAAGAGTGTTGTGTGTCAGCTGGAACCTACAAGtaaacagtaaatctgttcagcagTATGAGGCTTGAATATAATACTAAAAGGAATGAAACATTTGTGAATTATGAACAAATATAATCAGTTCATAATTCACAAATGTTTCATGTGAAATAGAAAACTGCTTGTATTCCTTCTTGTATATTTCATATTCATCAATCACATCAAGATCTTTGAAAACaacaattgtaaataataatactttttttttttttattgtatgcgCAAAATGTTCTGATTGCTCAGCCTCAGTTGCCGTTCAACTACACCAAACAGCAATAtaattatctttttaaaaaaagaacagaaaaaaagataattatagctatttttattttaataatgacatttattttgtaGCGGTGATAAAATAGTTACATGCTGTAAAAGTTCTAGCGCTAGTCTCTGTGAAAGCAGTAATGCATTACACAGAATTACGATGATAGGAATGTAAATGTTTCCATTGCAATAACCGAAGAcataaaaaatgatgaaaatagttTCATGCTTGCTAAAATAATCTTATTACacagaaagttattacaaatatgtatggaatataataatattttcaaatattcaatattcaaataaaacacatCTCCTACCTGTCTCACATGTCCCAATATCTGAAACAAAACATACGTCTGTCAAGATAGATAGACTTTTATATAAATACTTCTCAAATTAAACTTTTCCTTACCAGAGCTGGTGAcctgagaaaaaacaaacatattagcTTCATAAGCAAATGATTTCTTATACAAAAAATGTTTCAGCCCActtataaaaacatttgtaatatataatgtataactaGTGCCTATGTATGCAATATATAGTActtatataataacaaatattatatattgagCCACTGGTCTGAGAGAAAACGTGCTGGTTTTACAAGCAAGTGATTTCTCATGCAGAAAAATCTTCCAGTCCAAGTGTAAAAATATTATGTTCTAAATGTATAAGGTACCATGAGTAAATccttaatttgttttcattttggtttAAAGCATTATAAGATGATACTCACAAACAAAGCTCAAAAGTAGAAGAACATAGAAAAGTTTCATATTAAAGATGCGTAGATGTCCAAATGTAAGTCAGAACTTGAAGCCCCATCCTTTTTCTGTTCTAGTTTAGATTAAATGTTTCATAGCATCACATGACTATTAGCTGTAtcagagcaaaataaaaaaaatgtatggaaacctaataataataccaataatgcatttattttattattattttttttaatatgacacTAATAACTGCTCAACATGCTAAACATAACCCTACAGTTTTATAAATGAAAGACATGTTTTTAAAGGAGGAGTGTTCTCTGTGATGATCTATTCAATCTTATCAAGGTCAAAACCATGTAGCACAAAAAAGaccacaacaaacaaacaaatatagaataaatagaaatagaaactaTTCAAGAATCAGAATAGCTTACTGTTTGCtcgaaataaaaaaatgaaatgctcaTTCGTCTGTCTCAGATGTTTTCTGTTTATTCTTATACTATCGTTTGTTTTAacagtattagttttttttatctgGTTATCCTGCCTGAAATGCCATTAtcaccattaaaaaatatatgtttaattcTTTCAAGATGAAAAGCTTGAAAACTTGCAAGATATTGATgtgtctccacacacacacacacacacacacacacaaacacacacacttttcacttGCAAGACCTACCGTATGCACTAAGAGAAATTATGAGCATTCAACTTTAGTTAACCTTGTAATTATCACATTAAAGATTGCCTATACATTTACATCTCAAATTGAAATTTacatgattttagtttttagctcAGAGACAGTTCTGTTTTAGAcagctttataaaacatttttgggaAAGTATTAATATTATTCCAAGGCACTATTATTGCAAATTGAGTAGTAATACTAATCAAGGCCTCTAGATGGCAGCCTAGCCCTGTCTATTTTTACTGCACAATCGGATTGGCAGGTACTGACAGTCCCTCAACCTAATTCATCGCATTTAAACAGtctaaacttttttcttttaaaagttcAAATGTCCAGTTCTCAGTCAGTGCTCAGCTCTGGGGCATTTGGTGTTGCGGGAGAGTTTTTCTTGCCTTTGTCATCCACAGGGAACACAGAGGAAACAGCCTTTAGAACTCTAGCCCCCTCTTTGTAACCCTATCCGAATATTAATACCCATAAAATCCTGCTGGGAATATTTCCCTCCTTTCCTGGTGTTGAAAAGAATAACTTGATTTTCTTATAGCATTCCTCAGCCTGTTGAACTAACAGTGGTCTGAGGCCGTGTTAGGGAGGGCGAGGAGAGCCAACAGCCACTGCAGTGGCATCCAACTTTCAATTCCCACCGAACATACGCAAGCTTATTTGGTCAAACTCTAAACTCATAggggaaaataacaaaatatatttatttcttacaaaaatgttattaatatacaCTTACATGAGCACCAAAGTACAAATCGCAGCATGCAGTATCTCAGATAAACATGTCGTCACATTTATAGATTTTAATGAGATTTATATATCGGCTCACAGGAGGTTTCTAAAGACCTGCTGACTAGCTTTTGTTGagtcttaaaatatattatcatcCAACAAAAATGCCATGTTTACAGCTCATCTGTAATTTGAAATGATACACAATGTGTTTGAAATAAGATACTTTCTTCGACTGTAATTAGCAAACAGTGAGACTGCATTGACattgataatgttacaaaatactgCAATCATCAGAAAGCTGAGctgaatacatacatacatacatacacacaaagcaCCTTTTAATGGTAACACAACAGAAGCCCTTACCCCCTTTCCATTTAGTCATCCATCTATTTTCCCTGACATTTCCTTGCATCATTTCTTTACAATATAAtgttgcaaaacaaaaacaagaaaaagaaaacaccacATCTTTGCTAATTTCCTGACATTACTGTTCAGAACACATCAACACATATCATCACAGTTTCTCCAAACATAAAATATCTCTGCTCTACTTCCTGTGTAATGCTTGGCTTTTGAATAGAAAAAAAGGTCCAAGTATTGTTCTTGGACTGTAAGCACTTGCTTGGGTTGCCTTTATTCAGTGTTACTTAAGTTTGAACTCAGAAGAACCTAAAGGGAAACTGAGGTCCACTGGAGCTCTACGGAGTGTGAGACAGTCCTTGACCTGAGACATTTCAAGGTAAATAGGCTCCATCAGAACAGTACGCTTGTGGTCCCCGAGCAGTGGCCCTTAACTCATGAGAAATGAGGCAGCAGCATCGGTAACCTGATGGTCACCTGTTAACACTGGTAATGGAAATGTTGGTGTACTTTTCCCTCCATGTGTGCAtgggagtgtgtgtgggtgtgagtgtGCATGTCTGTGTAGACCTTGGTATAAATCTTTGGTGGACCGCTGAGAGCTGGGCGCCCCATTCCCATTAGTCTCTGGTTGGACAGGTCAGGGTTGGTGCTGTTGGTGGAGCTGGGCTCCTTGTCTGATATGTGGTGCTCTCGATAGGTTGTCGGTCGGGGAGGCAAACGACTCTGGCGTCTGCGGCTGTGGCACAACCAGAGCACGATGGCTCCTACCATGAGCAGAGCAGCAGCAGGGATCCCAATGATCAGCGGCCAGGGAAGACCAGGGCTGATGTGGCGGAGAATGATGTCCTTATCCAACTTGGGATCTGCAAAGAGACATTTATTCACTGGTAAAAATGGCAGATTAAGTTGAAGTTACTATATCATAAgaatatggtagcaacattttagttttttttttttattgaactagtaaaactaagtaaaaaaaatagatgtacatttattatataatttatgatataTTGTGATATCAACCTACTGAAgaaaaaattctgttttatacCAACGCAAGTTCATCACAAGTTTTTT is from Carassius auratus strain Wakin unplaced genomic scaffold, ASM336829v1 scaf_tig00017060, whole genome shotgun sequence and encodes:
- the LOC113075460 gene encoding uncharacterized protein LOC113075460, which codes for MIICKIIVHVILFSKVRPLLKHVSLYISDIALCIKCLHVCLGSQNHRYESKVTVLQHPVSEPVQSGDTVTLRCSVLYEHSTKDIRMFWFRSDSGQSVPEILHTHNYSNQCETDSTQSCTFKLSKNISSQMDTGTYYCAVVTCGKILFGNGTNINMVKPVDPLVIILGVLLGICVVVITAQAISSFKKEKYYNSKEKMLQDTEKEHPSSQDHDAVMLSYAALHFKKANNRRVRRKGETPQESVYSQINNPSVTEHTVIEYRTV